Genomic DNA from Telopea speciosissima isolate NSW1024214 ecotype Mountain lineage chromosome 2, Tspe_v1, whole genome shotgun sequence:
GGCTTATAGCAATGCCCTACAAGTAAGTACAAACTAGAATAGGTCTATCAACAACATTCACCTATTTCTAGCATACATCACTAACAGGGATGaagcataaataaataaagagagataCGAATGCTTACAACCCTCACATAGGAGGTCTGAGCTTTACTAAGATCAACTGGAGCCCGCTGGAAGTATTAACTCTGTCCTTTGGGAAGAGATTTGAGTTTTCAAATAAGCACTGCCATGAGGGGACCATAATAGCTCcttttttcttgtcttcttcctcttcttgtatttttcttcttcttgtattttctcaaaaacacAATCAAAATCCCACTTTCTTCATGAACAAAGCTTCAATAAACAAATCCCAATCTTCAAAGAAGCATTTGAAATGAGCTTTTATGCATTGAAGAACAGCCTGTGGATTTCTCAATTAGAAGCTTGAGTGAGTGAAGTTCATCCCAATGTATAATTTTTTTCTCGGCTACACTGTTTTTTTCtcaaaagaatgaagaaagccctcttttttttcttctctatcaaTTCTGTCAATTGTATATGCTAAGGAAGAACACTCCTTTTCTTCAATCATAAAAAGATTAGTAAAAAGATCACAACGCCCTTTTGAGATGAGCTAATCAACTTTTCACAAAAGGAATCGAACTTCTTAGAAGATGGAAAGAGACTTGCACGGCTTACGAGATGCCTTTTTGGAGAGCTAATCAAATGCTCTAAAATAGAATCTAAGAATTTATAAATCCTTCTTTAACTCAACCACTCATGGACTTCACGTGATAAACCAACGACCCATCTTTATGAAGTCAAATTAGACTCAAATATTTGGAATCTTTTACACTACTCAACTCTCATTAAAAGTCCATTATCTCTCTAACTTCTTATTAATTTCAAAAGACCCCTTTATTTCACCTATTTATGCCACTATAGACATAACTCTTAATGATTTTCAATTAGACCCCTGAGATAAAAGACTGAACATGCATTGCTGCCAAGAGCatgatttgagttcaaatctgcTTCAGGTTTGCTTCTTTTCTGCGTACACATACGAAAAAATTCATAACTCCCTCGTCTGACATCGGAGTAACAAACCGTTTGAACCGATGGAAAGAGGACTCAACGAACTAACTTTTTCCAGTTTAAAGCTCTTACTAATTCTGCCACGGGACCTACTAAAAAAATCCTTGAAAATATCACAGCCACAATGACCTATGAATTAGGACACAAGAATGAATCCATAAGCGACCAAGCACCTCTAAACACTGTATCACTGCTGTCCATGCTTGCAATGCTCTAAACTGCTACCAAACAAAATTTCCTGAGCCACTGGACACTGCCATAGCCTCAAGACTAGCCATCTCATTACTACTCTgcgtaggggtgtcaaccgattGGGTTCGGTCGGTCATGGTTGGGCCTAGtggggcctcaccaattttacaaGCTACACTGTGTCCGACcgtttaggcattcgggcttgccttgggcgggcatggtacggtttcatttcggTCTGTCGGTGTTTggtctttaatcggggcagTCTTATTCGGGCTAAACGGGCCTAAACCAGGTCTAAAACGGGTTAATGAGtcatttaactctaaacggtttCTAAATGGTGTGGGCTTACTAATTGACATCTAACaaaataagatctaaaaactaaaactaaacctCATCTCACCTATGTTAAgtgtatctaaccaataaatgtcaaagaccaacaaagaaacaaacaaaaaaaagggaatttggagggaagggaaggggaagtttataagttaaagggtcgatTGGATCAGGCTATAACAAGGTGGTCTAGGCCGGGCCTAGAATTGATCGGTCCGGTCGGACGTCCGACGGGCTAGGAACCCATACCGGGACCGCCCGATTACTaaatgtgtcgggcttaagcctggcatgtttagtaatcggcccgggccgggctgggctttaACCGGGCGGGCTCTGTCAGGCCTGGCGAGCCGGGCctaaaattgacacccctagctctgcgcttggttgccaacaatgacaacctatATGCAATAATCTCTCCCTTTGGAATTATTGTCAACCTTCTCATCAGCTGTGTGCCTGCATCTACAATCATACACAACATATACTCAAACGCCCCTTGCTTGCAAATACTGCATTTACTCCCCATACTAAGGACATGAATTCTCCCCATATAGTGATGAggactctctctccccctttgacaacaagtaaGGGATGTACAAGGACTCCCCTTGAGCCCATAATGGGAGCAAATCATCTACAATAAGCATGCTCCCCCTACCCCCTCCGTACCTTAGTGCCTAGGATCAAGAACCACTCCCAACTTCTATCTGAGGAACTCAAACTGCTCCTTGGGTAatggttttgtgaagatatctgctgACTGTTCTGCTGTGGGGATGAACTCCAATCTCACTACTACTTCTGTGAACTTCTCTCTCAAAAAGTGATATCTGATTGCAATGTGCTTTGCCCTGGAGTGTATGACTGGATTCTTTGAGATGTTGATAGCGCTTGTATTGTCATAATAAATCACCACaggcctatcaacctcaacactCAAATCCTTCATCATCTGTTTCATCCATAACACCTGTGTACAACATGATGTGGCTGCTATATACTCAGCCTCTATAGTAGAAAGGGAGACTGAATCTTGCTTCTTACTATGCCAAGCCACTAAATTGCCGCCCAAATAAAATGCACCACCACTGGTGTTTTTCCTATCATCCACATCACCTGCCCAGTCTGCATCTGAAAAAGCTAATAGTGtgaggtctttggttttgggatacCATAGGCCATAGTCATTGGTACCTTTTAAGTATCTGAAGATTCTCTCCACAGCTGCTTCATGAGTTTCTTTGGGCCCAGCTTGAAATCTTGCAACCATACACATAGTCTACAAAATATCAGGTCTACTAGCTGTTAAGTACAAGAGACTTCCAATCATTGACCTATAAGTGGTGTGATCAACTGATGGGGATGCATCATCTTTAGTCAACTTGCATCCAGTCATCATGGGTGTACTGACAGGTTTGCAGTCTTCCATGGTGAATCTTTTCAACATTTCTCTCACATACTTGGattgataaataaaaatttcttcttttagcTGACTGATCTGTAGCCCCAATAAGAATGAGAGTTCACCCAACATAGACATTTCAAATTCTACCTGCATCTTCTCTGCAAAGTCTCTACACATCTCATCCTTGTGGCCAccaaaaatgatgtcatctacatacacaaCTACTACAATCTGACTATCTACAGTCGATTTCACATACAAATTACTATCCACCATGCcctttttaaaacccaaatgaCATAAATAGGTGTCCAATCTAGCATACCAAGCTCTGGGAGCTTATTTGAGCCCATATAAAGCCTTCCTCAATCTGCAGACAAGTGTAGAATCTTCACTAAGTTGGAATCCATCCGATTGCTCTATGTAAACTTCCTCATCCAGTGTATCATTCAAGAAAGCAGActtaacatccatttgataaaCCTTGAAGCTTTTGTGAACTGCTAGTGCTAGAAATAATCTAATTGCCTCAAGTCTTGCCATTGGAGCAAAAGTCTCCTCAAAATCAATACCTTCTACTTGAGCATATCCCTTGCATACACGTCTAGCCGGGTTTCTTACAACTTTACCATCTTTATTGAGTTTGTTTCTAAAAACCCATTTTGTGCCAATTACATTTTTGTCAACTAGCCTAGGAACCAAATCCCATGTGTGATTTCTTTCAATCTGATCAAGCTCTTCATTCATGGCCTTCATCCAACTCTCATCTCTACTTGCCGCCTCAACAGTTTTTGGCTCAACTTGTGAGAGAAGAGAGTAGGTGTTGGAGTACACTCTTCTAGTTTGCTTACCTGTACTCCTGGTTCTCATCCCTACACTAGGATCAcctataatttgattttttggatGATAATTAACAGTCCTGCTTTGTCTTTCCTGCTCATTCGCCTCAGTGTCAGGCTTGTCATGTTCATGCCCATGTTCATCTCTTCCTTCTTGCCTATCCTCACCTGCTTCACTCACCTCAGTGAGGTCTTCAACTTCAATAGGATCAACTCCTGAGCTAGTAGAGGAATTTATTTTCTCATCAACCTTGACATCTACACTTTCCATAATTTTGACAAGTCTTTTGTTGTAGCAACTATAGGCTTTAATTGTAGTGGAGTAGCCTAAAAAGATGCCCTCGTCAGTTTTATCATCAAACTTCCCCAAATCTTAATTTGTATTTTTGACGTAGCACTTGCTACCAAAGACTTTGAAATGTCTTGCTATAGCTTTCTTGTCAAACCAAATGTCATAGGGAGTTATGTTTTCATGAGCTCTCAACATACATCTGTTGTGAATATATACTGCAGTGTGTACTGCTTCTCTCCAAAATTTGTTACCCATGTTATTTTCAATCAACATGGTCCTGGCCATCTCTTGAATAGTCctgttcttcctttctgcaataccattttgttgaggtgttctTGCAGCTGAGATCTGTCTTCTGATGCCATTTTCATAATAATATTCTTTGAAGTTTTTCCAGGTGTACTCACCTCCTCTATCAGATCTCAAACATTTAATCACTTTTCTTGTCTGTTTCTCAACTTGCTTTTTGAAGACTTTGAATACTTCTAGTGCTTCTGATTTGTGCTTCAAGAAATATGCCCATGTTATCCTGGAGTggtcatcaataaataaaataaaatatctctCTCCTGTGATGCTCTGTGTCCTCATAGGACCACATATGTCAGTGTGTACCAACTCCAATGGTTGACTGGTGTGGTACTCTTTTGACTTGAAAGATGTTCTAGTTTGTTTCCCTTTCTGACAAGAACCAAAAATATGGTTTGATGGCGTTTTTAAAATAGGTATATCTCTAACCGCCtcctttgaagaaatttttccaAGACTGTTAAACCCAATATGTCCAAGCTTCCTGTGCCATAACCATGTCTCTTCCTCCATGCTTACCATACAAGTATCTTTAACTGTCTCTGTCAAAGTGTAAAGATTCCCTGAAGTTCTGTTAAGACTAATGGTACCCTTTCCAACTATTTTGGCACCATCATTGTTCCCAAACTTCACTGACCCACCTGCATAGGTCTCTAACTTCTCGAACCTCTTCTTGTCTCCTATCATGTGACTTGAGTAGCCACTATCAAGAATCCATGGTGTTGAGTCCCCTTGAGCTCTGAAAGCTGTTTGTACAACCATAGAACTGTTGCCCTTTTCTGCACTGCTCTTCTAAACCCAAATTCTGTTTCTTGATTGAGGTTTCTATAGTTGCTTCTCTCTAGGAATCTATTTCTTAGGCTTGGTTGCTTTAACACTTCT
This window encodes:
- the LOC122650797 gene encoding uncharacterized mitochondrial protein AtMg00810-like, with product MVDSNLYVKSTVDSQIVVVVYVDDIIFGGHKDEMCRDFAEKMQVEFEMSMLGELSFLLGLQISQLKEEIFIYQSKYVREMLKRFTMEDCKPVSTPMMTGCKLTKDDASPSVDHTTYRSMIGSLLYLTASRPDIL
- the LOC122650796 gene encoding secreted RxLR effector protein 161-like, which codes for MCMVARFQAGPKETHEAAVERIFRYLKGTNDYGLWYPKTKDLTLLAFSDADWAGDVDDRKNTSGGAFYLGGNLVAWHSKKQDSVSLSTIEAEYIAATSCCTQVLWMKQMMKDLSVEVDRPVVIYYDNTSAINISKNPVIHSRAKHIAIRYHFLREKFTEVVVRLEFIPTAEQSADIFTKPLPKEQFEFLR